A window of Spirochaetota bacterium genomic DNA:
AGGCTAAATCATCTACTGTGGATGGCCTACGTTCAATGGTTGACAGTATCATTTCTTTTAATGGTAACTTTAACTCAAGTAACCGGTACTCAGGTGTGCCGGGGATATCCACGGGGACTGGAGCAAATACTACAGCATACTGTTCCAGCGTTTCCATGGAAGCCCTTTTTACCCACTCTTCTGTTCCCGGCCTGTCAAGATAGTTAAGCTGTATTCGGTGCGGATTTATACTGTGTGTAACTTTTGCCAGAGCTTCTAATTCTGACGGTGAGTCGTTAATACCCGGCACAATAAAAATTTCAAGTATCAAGAGCCCTTTAAATTCTCTTCTAAACAGGGCAATCCCTTCAATGATTTTTTGCAATGACAGTTGCTTATGCGGTCTGCATATTTTGTTAAACGCATGCTCTGTAGCAGCATCCAGTGAAGGAATAACAATATCAGCATTATACAGCCGTTTTCGTACTTCACGTTTCCACAGCAGGGTTCCATTGGTAAGCACAGCAATTTTGTAGCGATAGTTACTTTTTAAATGATCTATGATGGTGCCAATACCACTGTGTAAAGTAGGCTCACCCGAGCCTGAAAAGGTGATTACATCCAATGCGGGATTGGTGCACAGTAGCGTATCTAACTCTTTTATGACTTCCGCAGTTGGCACATACTCTTGTATTTCATCAGTAAGCACGGTGGTTTTTCCACACTCACAGTACACACAGTTGAGTGTGCATGTTTTATGTGGCACAAGGTCAACACCAAGCGATACCCCTAACCTTCGCGACTGCACTGGCCCAAAGCAATACTGTAGTGATTTTTCATCCATAGTGATATTAATTGTAGCACGGAAGATGGTGCTTGCCAATGTTACTGAAGTTCTGATTATTTTTTTATGGGCGATAGTTACTGGTATAATTATTTCTTTGCCAGATTTATTCTTCACCAACAACTTTCATCCAACCCTTTTTTTTGCACATGCAGCTATAAAAATATTGTGTTTCACATAAAAATTTTCTTTTTCCTGTGAAATTTTGATTTACCATTATCCACTCTACTTTGTTAATTCCTCAGCAATC
This region includes:
- a CDS encoding radical SAM protein; the encoded protein is MKNKSGKEIIIPVTIAHKKIIRTSVTLASTIFRATINITMDEKSLQYCFGPVQSRRLGVSLGVDLVPHKTCTLNCVYCECGKTTVLTDEIQEYVPTAEVIKELDTLLCTNPALDVITFSGSGEPTLHSGIGTIIDHLKSNYRYKIAVLTNGTLLWKREVRKRLYNADIVIPSLDAATEHAFNKICRPHKQLSLQKIIEGIALFRREFKGLLILEIFIVPGINDSPSELEALAKVTHSINPHRIQLNYLDRPGTEEWVKRASMETLEQYAVVFAPVPVDIPGTPEYRLLELKLPLKEMILSTIERRPSTVDDLA